A window from Cydia amplana chromosome 12, ilCydAmpl1.1, whole genome shotgun sequence encodes these proteins:
- the LOC134652716 gene encoding basic proline-rich protein-like translates to MRVQRALAGGIDRWAGRGAGRPGRASVRVGAASARSSLVQLRRAGVTPRPRAPGGGGEPRAARARAGGEPRAARPRAAGEPLASRPRPRAHAARPPRSRSAPCARPAPRGPRRARSLAPRPPRPRLRPVFLWARQQDGRVQAVHCEDYDPRNRIRLARTPGGWRVIPRTEIYNAIRVPPAPPRERKRGRTARKRAREPAWLAPPDLETHIPSHTIAVPRSAAPAPPPAPPPPPPPEPTPLDNLLAVAELEPA, encoded by the exons ATGCGGGTGCAGCGGGCGCTCGCGGGCGGTATCGATCGCTGGGCGGGGCGCGGGGCGGGGCGCCCGGGCCGGGCGTCAGTACGCGTCGGGGCCGCGTCCGCGCGGTCGTCGCTCGTCCAGCTGCGGCGCGCCGGAGTGACTCCGCGGCCTCGGgcgcccggcggcggcggcgagcctcgcgccgcccgcgcccgcgccggcggCGAGCCTCGCGCCGCCCGCCCCCGAGCCGCCGGCGAGCCTCTCGCCTCCCGCCCCCGGCCCCGCGCCCATGCCGCCCGCCCGCCGCGCTCGCGCTCGGCTCCCTGCGCCCGCCCCGCGCCCCGgggcccgcgccgcgcgcgcagCCTGGCGCCCCGCCCGCCGCGCCCCCGCCTGCGCCCCGTGTTCCTCTGGGCGCGCCAGCAGGACGGCCGCGTGCAGGCCGTGCACTGCGAGGACTACGACCCGCGCAACCGCATCCGCCTGGCGCGCACGCCCGGCGGCTGGCGCGTGATCCCGCGCACCGAGATCTACAACGCGATCCGAgtgccgcccgcgccgccgcgcgaGCGCAAGCGCGGCCGCACCGCCCGCAAGCGAGCTCGCGAGCCGGCCTGGCTCGCCCCTCCCGACCTGGAGACCCACATCCCCTCGCACACCATCGCGGTGCCGCGCTcggccgcgccggcgccgccgcccgcgcccccgcccccgccgccgCCCGAGCCCACGCCGCTCGACAACCTGCTGGCCGTGGCCGAGCTCGA GCCGGCGTGA